From one Esox lucius isolate fEsoLuc1 chromosome 11, fEsoLuc1.pri, whole genome shotgun sequence genomic stretch:
- the LOC105005954 gene encoding immunoglobulin kappa light chain-like isoform X5: MLGTLCTLITALTCVSGVTVVTQKPPVVTVRKGEMVTMDCNLGTVTNRAACWYKQVPGGVPQYVVCWYHGSKPEEIKYGSGFSSPKFTSNHQSTSDYRLIINNVEESDSAVYYCHTWDDSAKEDVFGQGTKLIVTDGVLGRPAVTLFPPSTEDLKSSKTTLVCLASNLSERSKGLVDVSWTSNGQSVTDVSTSPAEQQPDKTFKISSYLTIDTEEWDKDVHM, translated from the exons ATGCTGGGGACACTCTGCACTCTCATCACTGCTCTAACAT GTGTCAGTGGTGTGACTGTGGTGACACAGAAGCCTCCTGTTGTGAcagtgaggaaaggagagatggtCACTATGGACTGTAACCTGGGTACTGTCACTAATAGGGCTGCTTGTTGGTATAAACAGGTTCCAGGAGGAGTTCCTCAGTATGTTGTATGTTGGTATCATGGTAGTAAGCctgaagaaataaaatatggttCTGGTTTCTCCTCTCCTAAATTCACATCTAATCATCAGTCTACATCAGATTATCGtttgattattaataatgtgGAGGAGTCAGACTCAGCAGTGTATTACTGTCATACATGGGACGACTCTGCTAAAGAAGAC GTATTCGGACAAGGAACCAAGCTCATTGTCACTG ATGGAGTACTTGGTAGACCTGCTGTGACCCTGTTCCCTCCATCTACTGAAGACCTCAAGTCCAGTAAAACAACCCTGGTGTGTCTGGCTAGTAACCTGTCTGAGAGGTCCAAGGGGTTAGTAGATGTCAGCTGGACTTCTAACGGTCAATCAGTGACAGATGTTTCTACCAGCCCTGCTGAACAACAACCAGACAAAACCTTCAAGATCAGCAGTTATCTGACCATTGACACTgaagagtgggacaaggacGTTCACATGTAA
- the LOC105005954 gene encoding immunoglobulin lambda-1 light chain-like isoform X3, translating into MLGTLCTLITALTCVSGVTVVTQKPPVVTVRKGEMVTMDCNLGTVTNRAACWYKQVPGGVPQYVVCWYHGSKPEEIKYGSGFSSPKFTSNHQSTSDYRLIINNVEESDSAVYYCHTWDDSAKEDVFGQGTKLIVTDGDLGTPAVTLFPPSTEDLKSSKTTLVCLASNLSERSKGLVDVSWTSNGQSVTDVSTSPAEQQPDKTFKISSYLTINTEEWDKDVLFTCKVSFGSTYSEKEIRKSSCRM; encoded by the exons ATGCTGGGGACACTCTGCACTCTCATCACTGCTCTAACAT GTGTCAGTGGTGTGACTGTGGTGACACAGAAGCCTCCTGTTGTGAcagtgaggaaaggagagatggtCACTATGGACTGTAACCTGGGTACTGTCACTAATAGGGCTGCTTGTTGGTATAAACAGGTTCCAGGAGGAGTTCCTCAGTATGTTGTATGTTGGTATCATGGTAGTAAGCctgaagaaataaaatatggttCTGGTTTCTCCTCTCCTAAATTCACATCTAATCATCAGTCTACATCAGATTATCGtttgattattaataatgtgGAGGAGTCAGACTCAGCAGTGTATTACTGTCATACATGGGACGACTCTGCTAAAGAAGAC GTATTCGGACAAGGAACCAAGCTCATTGTCACTG ATGGAGATCTTGGTACCCCTGCTGTGACCCTGTTCCCTCCATCCACTGAAGACCTCAAGTCCAGTAAAACAACCCTGGTGTGTCTGGCTAGTAACCTGTCTGAGAGGTCCAAGGGGTTAGTAGATGTCAGCTGGACTTCTAACGGTCAATCAGTGACAGATGTTTCTACCAGCCCTGCTGAACAACAACCAGACAAAACCTTCAAGATCAGCAGCTATCTGACCATTAACACTgaagagtgggacaaggacGTCCTGTTCACATGTAAAGTGTCATTTGGGTCGACATACTCTGAGAAAGAGATCAGAAAGTCTAGTTGCAGAATGTAA